From bacterium:
TGTTTACATAATAACGGTTCGCGGCGAGCTCGTTTGCGAGGGAACTGTCACGCTGGCGAGGTAGTAGGTTAAAAATTAAAACCTCAACCTCCGCGGTTCCCATGTTCCCCGTGGTCCCCGCGATTTAAATCTTTTACCTCAGCCTCCGCGGTTTCCAATTCCCCGCGGTCTCCGCGATTCAAACTCTTCCCACCAAACTTATTTCACTTGAAACCGCATCACAATAATGTTTTATTGTTAACAATGAATGATGCTGAACTGACACGACTCTCCAAGCTTCTTATCGAGTGGGGGCACAGGTTGTGGCAACAGGGAATGCTTCCCGGCGGGGACGGCAATATAAGCGTCAAAATAGACGCGGAAAGAATCCTCATAACACCGAGTGGAATGTCCAAGGGATTCCTTAAAGACGATGACCTCATAGTAGTCGACTTCTCCTCCAATGTTTTGCAAGGCAAGAATAAACCTTCCTCGGAAATATCGCTCCACATATTAGCATATCAATATCGTCCCGACATAAGTGCTGTTGTCCACGCTCACCCGCCTTATGCCACAGCATTCGCCTGCTCCAAAATTGAGCTCCCGCAAAACCTTCTGCCAGAAAGCATAGTCAAGCTTGGCGAGGTACCGAAAACATTTTTTGCCCTGCCGTCCACCATGCAAACAGCAGTAGTAGCCGAACCATTCGTGCTGCGATACAACGCATTCCTCCTTAAAAATCACGGTGCTGTTACTCTCGGTAGAAACCTCGAGGAGGCATGTCTCAGAATGGAAACACTCGAGCACCTCGCAAAAGTAGCGTGGTTATCAAAGCTTTTGGGAGAGGTAACCGAACTCCCTGAATGGGCTGTAAAGAAACTTAAAGAAATAGGATTAGAGTAGAAAAGGAGGGAAAATGGAGATCGAAGTCAAAAAGCCAACTGAGGAGGAGCTGGAAAAGCTCGGCGTAAAGAACTGGCCTACATGGTCGTCGCCCGTAAGAAAGTTCCCGTGGGAATACACGGAAACGGAGATTTGCTATTTCCTTGAGGGCAAAGTTATCGTGGAAACCGAGGACGGCAAAAAAGTGGAAATAGGAAAAGGAGACCTCGTTAAGTTCCCCAAGGGGCTGAGATGCACATGGGATGTCAGAGAGCCAGTGAAAAAACACTATAGGTTCGAATAAATCATCTTTTTTTCGCAAAAATCTTTCTTAATTCATCAAGCACAATGCTCACTTCTTTCTGCTTGAGCAAGGCAGATAGGACTAAGTAGATGACTGCGCCGACACAGCCCACAATGAAAAGCATCAGAAACGACATTATTCTGCTTGGAAGCCCGTAAACGAACATTTTCACAGTAAACCTTACCAGTGTTAGCACAAAAAAATATGTCGCAAAACTGCTTAATGCCGATTTCAAAAATGATGGTAATACTGTAATCATGTTTATGTGACTCTTTCTGGCTATCACAGAAATCATGGCAACATCCATCAACGCGAAAGCAGCAAGCGCAGTAATGGCGAGTCCAACGATTCCGAGCTTTTGCGCGAGGAAAACATCCGCAATCATGGCAAGGCTCCACCCGTAAAAGCCTATTCGCCCGAGCGCGGACGAATTTTTCTGGGCAAGCATAACCCGCATAAGGAACATGTATAATCCCTGAAATATTACCGCGACCGAAAGTATCTTTCCAGCCGATGCAGTAAGCGAAGCTGCATGAGCACTAAACATGCCCTGCCGAAAAACTATGAATGTAAGCGGTTTTATCGTTGACGCAAGAATAGCTGCCAGCAAAGCGAAAGCAAAAAAAGCACCACTAATAACATCCACAAAACGCTTTCTAAAATCATCCATGTCGTTGGAAGCATAAGAACGCGCAAGAATAGGATGTGAAACAACCGATAAAGGCTGCGCAATAAGATACATGGCTGCACCAACAGTTATTTGCGCAAGCGTTAGCGATGTTATCATGCCTTCAGCAAGATTGGATGCGAGAAACCGCTCGAAAATCCTGAAAATTTGCTCCCAGAGCGTAAAAAGAAGTGCGGCTGAACCCTGGGTAATCAAAAATTTGCTCCAATATCCCCGAAATGAAGGTTTCGCTTTCGCGATAAGCCCGCTGCGGTAAAGCTTGTAAAAAATAAAGCCAAAAGCAATAATCGAACCTGAAAGCACACCGAAAGCAACTGAATAAATGGACAATCGCACATGAAATGCCAGCACGAAAACTATCGCTACAACAGGAATCATTATGTTCGCAAGCTCAAGAGGAATAAATTTGTGGCGCGCGTAAAGACCTGCAGAACCAATGTACATAATTCCTCCAAGAATCGCCGTGGGAGCAAGAATGTAAAATAAATTCAAAAGCTCTCTCCTGTCAGATATGCCGGGAAAGATGCGCCAAAGCCATGCAGATGAAGTAGTCATAAGAACGGCAAGCACCAAAGAAGCCACTATGGCGATATTAAAAATGTATGTGGTCAAAATTTTTGCTGCTTTCTCTCTGCCCTCTTTCACCTCGACATTTATAATCGCAGTGGTAGCAGCCGTCTGAAGTGGACCAACGCCGAAAAGCAACTTTAGCATTGTCGTTACCTGAGAAACTGCAAAGAAAGCATCAGTTAATGCTGAAGCACCGAAATAGCGAGCAATAAGAACCTGTCTGACAAAGCCCAATATTCTGCCAAGAACCCTAACGGAAAATATCGAGGGCATAAAACGCGCTATGCCGATTAAGCTTTTCTTGTCAGCTTGTTCCATTCAAATGACACCGCCGCCATCAATATTGAAACGCAAATTATTGTAGCCATCGAGAAAAACGGATGAGAAACATAAAACCCAGCGATAAGCAACCCCGCAAGCACCCCCGGCGTAACCAGAACGAGCGACTTGATTATATCGGATTCAATAAGCCATATTTTCGGCAGCAAGCGCAGCCCAACAAATATCCCGGAAAAGTACATAAAAAGAAACGAAAACAACCCTAAAAGCCCCATTTTGGCAAGAATAATCCCATAGCAGTGGTCTATGTAAAACGAATTTTTAAAAACGAAAAATGTAGTTCCGAAACCCTGCCCCAAAAGTTTGTTTTCTCTGTAAAGCGCCAGTGCGTTTCTAAGCTCAATAGCTCGCGCATGAACGGACAAATCGTATCCCGGCGCAAAAGTCGGCTTAAATCTTTGCGCAATAAGCTCGATTAGCAATTTAAACTGAGATGGCGTCATAATGACATATAAAAACCCGGCAATAACAATAAGCGAGATGAGATAATAAACCATGCCGCTGAAAAAATACTTAAGCCGTTTCCCTTTTGGCTGAATAAGACTTGTAGCAAGCACAGCGTAAAATATTAACATTAACCCATACAAAATGCTCGTTCTCGAACGGAAAAATATAATGAACAGGTAAACGAACGCTGAGAGCGCAAACATCGATTTTTTTCTCGTTATTAATGCATATTGCAGTAAAACCGCGGAAAGTATAACCATGGGCTGGAAATGATATCCCCATGTCACGCCAAATCCCGCTCCCATATAGGGAGACCTTCTGCCCATCGTGAAAAACTCAAAAACACCGTAAAGTAGCTGAAGGAACAAACCCAATCCGCCTAAAAGCGCTATTCTTTCTATTGATTTCTCGTCCCGGAAAATGAAAATGCTGAAAAAAACAATCCACAGATAAAATATCGGCCCGCGAGCGACATCTGAGTTGAAGGATGATTGCGAAAATGCTCTGAAAATATCCTTATTGAGAAGTCCATGAACAGCACTTACTATCATCATAGCGAAAAAAATTAATGTGCTCCACTCGATTATTCCGGGTCGGCGCAATATCGTGTCCTTGGGTCTTAGCACCAAAGCCAGAAACAAAGAGCCAAGAAAAAACACATAGGCTATTTGGGCGGGGTTTATGAAAAAACCAAACAATTTGAAAGCAAACCTTGCTTTGAAAATCATAAGGAGAAAAACCATAGCATCAGCAAAAAACTGGTATGGCACTATTAGAATGGCTGCGAGCCCTGCCAGCGCAAGCGATAGAAGAGTTAATCTATATCTTTGTTTGAGAAAAAGATATATTATCGCAGCACCAAAACTAATCCCAGCGATGATTCGAATTAAAATAGACCAAATCCTATCGCGAACTTTAAGCATGATTCTTCAGGATGGTCGCGCTTTATTCCTGTGACTGACCCACCACGCTCGAAATGCAGCAGCGAAAATTGAGGCCACAAAACCTATTACAGCTCCGCTTAAAACTATAAGCGACCTTTTGGGACCCGACCTCGACTTCGGAAGATTTGGCTCATCGAGGATGTTTATAATCGGGGCGGCGCCCTTCATGTCGAGCATCGTAACCTCAAGCTGCTTCCTGACATAGTTTATAAGCTCACTCGTAAGGTCAACTTTGGAGCGATATCTCTGGTATTGCATCGTCAATATTGGGTCATCACTGTAATTTCGATGAGTAGCTATGAATCTTTTAAGCTCGTTTTCGGCGGAGTCAAGCTGGGCAACGAGCTTCTCCTCTCGTCTCTTGAGATAAGCATACTTTTTCTTGGCTGAAAGCGCAGTGTGCTCGTTTATAAAATCTTCGAGCGCACTTATCCAGGCTTCCAGAGCGAATCTCGAGATAAATGGGTCTTTGCATGTGAACTTTAGCTGAACTAACCCCTTCTCGAAGGAATATTTTATTTTGCTCTTCCCTTTAAAACCTTTTATCGCCTTCTCCGTTGAACCCCATCGGAAAAATTTCTTTAAATTGCCCTCATAACCACGCGCTATCAACGAGGAATCGAAAGGCATCTCCAATGCTTTAAGGATAACTTTCTTGCTCCTTAATATATCAGGAAAAAGGAAGCTTGATATTTCCGTCTGCGCGCCCGACATAAACTCAGTTATCGAAAAACCCGGCACAAATTGCATACCGCTGGGGACAAACCCGCTGGGCAAAAGCACAGCCTCCGATGTATACTTGTTTGGAGAAATTATCGCTATAATCAGAAAAATTATCACGAAGAACAAAAAAACAGGGATTATAATGGAACGATTCTCATATATGAGCGACAAAATTTTAAACCTTTGTTCGAACATTTCTCACTTTAATCTGAGAATAATGTAAAGGGATGTCACAGCACCGCTAATTATCGAAACTATAGTGGATGTTATCGCCAAAACATCTACTTTCCGCTCGATTTTCTTGGGAACTATTATCACATCACCTGGAGATATTTTATCGTAACCCAGCGATATCTTCTCAACTCTGCCGTTCATTTTGACAAGTCTTATTTGGTCGGCATCGGCATTTTTTGTAAGCCCACCAGCCATCTTTATATAATACCTCGCGTTCTTCCCCTCTTTGAACTTAACCGTCCCATTAAGCGCAACAGCGCCTATAACGCTTACCTCACCCGGTGTCTTGGGAACTATTATCGTGTCCCCCGCTTCAAGGACTATATCGGTTTTGCCTCTTATAACATCTTTTGCACTTATTATCATCCTGTTGAGATCCTCTGGATTGAAACTGAAAACATATGAAAGCGTGTCTATCCTTCCGAGAGAATCTATTATAATGGGTCTCGTGCTGCTTATTATCGCTTGAAGATTCTTTTTGCCAACTCTTTCGCTTATTTTTGGTCGAATCATCGTTACGCCCTCAAGAAAGGCATCCTCGGTAAAACCACCGCACCGCTGGAAAAGTTCGGATAAGGTCTCGTTCTCCCTTATAATAGCGTAGTTCCCGGGATATTTAACCTCCCCAAGAATCGTTACTATCTCAGGTTTAAGCCATCCCGGTATCGAGTGAACCACCACCACATCGTTTTCCCGCAGTAAAACATCTTGTGCGCTACCGGGATTGTTAAGTACCTCGGAAAGGTTTATCCACATCGATTCGCGCCTTATACCGTCAACTATTCTTACCAGCTCAACGCTATCAAGATAAGCTTCCACGAGTAGCCCACCAGCATGAAACACAAGGTCCGATACTCTCATCCCATCGTAAAGCTCATAAACCCCTGGATTTTTTACGGAGCCAAAAATGGCGACCTTGCGCGGATAAAGAAAATCCCTTACCGAATAAAGAATTATCTTATCTTGTGGCTTCAAAGGTGTATTAGCTTTCTCGCTTATCAGGTCAGCGGCGATTATTTCGCGCCTTCCGTCGGGTTTTAAACGCAATATATCGACCCGCTTTTTGTAAGTATCCTCGAAAAGCATTCCCTCTTTTCCGAGAAGCTCGCCAAGCGTCAGTCCCTCATGCCAGCCATACGCACCGGAATGAGGTATGTAGCCCACCACGAAAACAACATCCTCGCGATAGGGATTCACCGGGAATATCGATATGTCATCGCCGTCGAGAATTTCAGTTTTCGCGCTTAGCGAATCGGTAAGGTCGAGCGTTACTGCGATATGCTCGCCGTTTTCTATCCTGTCCACAAATATGTTGCTCACATCAGCATCAGCAGTTACTCCGCCACTATATTTGAGAAGGTCCGATATAGTTTCCCCTTCGACAAGTTCGAAAACTGCGGGAGTTTTAACCTTTCCACGAAGTTTGACCAACTTGTCATACCCGGGCACAACCACTACATCACCGCTTGCAAGCTGGATGTTGCCCTTGGCTTTGCCCTCGGTGAAGAGCTCGTAAAGGTCGAGTTTGGCTACGAGTTTGTTCCCCCTGTATACCTTAATTTTTCTATATGAACCCGACCTCGATGGCCCACCAGCAGCAGCAACAGCATTAACCACTCTCGAAAGTCCGGGAAGGTCGTAGATACCGGGATTTTTCACATGACCAACGACGAAAACTTGAATCGTTTTTACTGCCGCAAGAGTAAGACTGTAGTTTATGTCGGCGAAAACTCGTTTTAATGCTTTTCCAACCCTTTTGCGCGCAGCATTAATAGAAAGCCCTGCGACAGCAACTTCCCCTGCCTGCGGAATGTATATCTTACCATCTCTGTCCACAACAAGTTCATACTGACTGTTTATCGCGCCCCAGATGTTGAGAAGAAGTTTGTCGCCCGTCCCTATAATGTATTCACCAGCCACAGGTAGTTGCGAGGCACTTATCTGCGGTATATTCTGGAAAACCTGCGAGCCAAACCTTGTAAGACTTTTTGGCAATGCTTTCCTTATAACCTGAATCGTCTCGCCATCGACCACCACCGGTTCATCGAAATACCACTTTCCTTCCGGGAAGTAAACTTCGGCAGGTTGCCTTGCCAGTTGCCGTTGCTCAAGTATTTTCTGAAGAATAGCTGTAGTATCCACAAATTGCATCTCGGGGGTAACATACTTCTGAGCCTCCATCGGCTTGGTAGGCGGCTTTTGAACCGCCGGCGGCGTAACATATTGAGTTTGAGGTTGAACAGAAGGATATTGACCATGCCCTAAATTCAGCAATAGGAAAAGGAGTGCAAAAAACAAAACTATTTTGCTCTCATGAACTTTTCTCAGAGGATTCCTCCTTTTCTCCCTTCTCTTTTTCCTTCTCCTCTGCTTTCTCTTCAGCCTTTTCCTCTTCCGCTACTTCCGCAGGCGCCTCCTCAACTATACCTCTCGGCTTCACCACCGATACAACTACTTCCTCAGGGTCAGAAAGTATCTTCACATTCTCAATGACTATGTCCTTAACATACAGGGATTCGCCAAGCTCGATATTCGACACATCAATTCTTATTACCTCGGGCGCATCGGCAGGTTTTGCGAGAACCTCAAGCTCGTGAAGATGTGGGGTAAGAACACCGCCTTTTTTAACCCCCACGGCAACTCCGACGAACTCAATGGGCAACTTAAACGAAACAGGTTTCTTAAGCGATACTTTCTCGAAATCGGCGTGGATTATCGTATCGGTTATGGGGTCGTGTTGGACATCCTTTATTATGGTTAAATACTTTTTCGCTCTTTTTCCTTCGCCCTTAATCTTAAGTTCCACCAGTGCATGTTCACCTGCGCGCGAGTGCATAATGTGGGAAAGTTCGTGCTTTGGCACCTTTATCGGCAAGGCTTCTTTGCCGTCCCCGTAAACCACCGCGGGCACATATCCCGCCCTACGCAATCTTCTTGCGGCACGACTGCCGCGCTCCTCCCTTATCTCTCCTGTTAACAGAAAACCTTTCATCTTTTTCCCTCCAGTTATAGCAAAACTAAACTCAAATCAGAATTTCATCTCAAAAAGAACGCTTACTGACTTCTCC
This genomic window contains:
- a CDS encoding class II aldolase/adducin family protein → MNDAELTRLSKLLIEWGHRLWQQGMLPGGDGNISVKIDAERILITPSGMSKGFLKDDDLIVVDFSSNVLQGKNKPSSEISLHILAYQYRPDISAVVHAHPPYATAFACSKIELPQNLLPESIVKLGEVPKTFFALPSTMQTAVVAEPFVLRYNAFLLKNHGAVTLGRNLEEACLRMETLEHLAKVAWLSKLLGEVTELPEWAVKKLKEIGLE
- a CDS encoding cupin domain-containing protein, producing the protein MEIEVKKPTEEELEKLGVKNWPTWSSPVRKFPWEYTETEICYFLEGKVIVETEDGKKVEIGKGDLVKFPKGLRCTWDVREPVKKHYRFE
- a CDS encoding polysaccharide biosynthesis protein — protein: MEQADKKSLIGIARFMPSIFSVRVLGRILGFVRQVLIARYFGASALTDAFFAVSQVTTMLKLLFGVGPLQTAATTAIINVEVKEGREKAAKILTTYIFNIAIVASLVLAVLMTTSSAWLWRIFPGISDRRELLNLFYILAPTAILGGIMYIGSAGLYARHKFIPLELANIMIPVVAIVFVLAFHVRLSIYSVAFGVLSGSIIAFGFIFYKLYRSGLIAKAKPSFRGYWSKFLITQGSAALLFTLWEQIFRIFERFLASNLAEGMITSLTLAQITVGAAMYLIAQPLSVVSHPILARSYASNDMDDFRKRFVDVISGAFFAFALLAAILASTIKPLTFIVFRQGMFSAHAASLTASAGKILSVAVIFQGLYMFLMRVMLAQKNSSALGRIGFYGWSLAMIADVFLAQKLGIVGLAITALAAFALMDVAMISVIARKSHINMITVLPSFLKSALSSFATYFFVLTLVRFTVKMFVYGLPSRIMSFLMLFIVGCVGAVIYLVLSALLKQKEVSIVLDELRKIFAKKR
- a CDS encoding SLBB domain-containing protein yields the protein MLNLGHGQYPSVQPQTQYVTPPAVQKPPTKPMEAQKYVTPEMQFVDTTAILQKILEQRQLARQPAEVYFPEGKWYFDEPVVVDGETIQVIRKALPKSLTRFGSQVFQNIPQISASQLPVAGEYIIGTGDKLLLNIWGAINSQYELVVDRDGKIYIPQAGEVAVAGLSINAARKRVGKALKRVFADINYSLTLAAVKTIQVFVVGHVKNPGIYDLPGLSRVVNAVAAAGGPSRSGSYRKIKVYRGNKLVAKLDLYELFTEGKAKGNIQLASGDVVVVPGYDKLVKLRGKVKTPAVFELVEGETISDLLKYSGGVTADADVSNIFVDRIENGEHIAVTLDLTDSLSAKTEILDGDDISIFPVNPYREDVVFVVGYIPHSGAYGWHEGLTLGELLGKEGMLFEDTYKKRVDILRLKPDGRREIIAADLISEKANTPLKPQDKIILYSVRDFLYPRKVAIFGSVKNPGVYELYDGMRVSDLVFHAGGLLVEAYLDSVELVRIVDGIRRESMWINLSEVLNNPGSAQDVLLRENDVVVVHSIPGWLKPEIVTILGEVKYPGNYAIIRENETLSELFQRCGGFTEDAFLEGVTMIRPKISERVGKKNLQAIISSTRPIIIDSLGRIDTLSYVFSFNPEDLNRMIISAKDVIRGKTDIVLEAGDTIIVPKTPGEVSVIGAVALNGTVKFKEGKNARYYIKMAGGLTKNADADQIRLVKMNGRVEKISLGYDKISPGDVIIVPKKIERKVDVLAITSTIVSIISGAVTSLYIILRLK
- a CDS encoding 50S ribosomal protein L25, yielding MKGFLLTGEIREERGSRAARRLRRAGYVPAVVYGDGKEALPIKVPKHELSHIMHSRAGEHALVELKIKGEGKRAKKYLTIIKDVQHDPITDTIIHADFEKVSLKKPVSFKLPIEFVGVAVGVKKGGVLTPHLHELEVLAKPADAPEVIRIDVSNIELGESLYVKDIVIENVKILSDPEEVVVSVVKPRGIVEEAPAEVAEEEKAEEKAEEKEKEKGEKEESSEKSS